Proteins found in one Mucilaginibacter gracilis genomic segment:
- a CDS encoding single-stranded DNA-binding protein: protein MSGINKVILVGHLGKNPDIRYLEGGVSVASFPLATSETFNKDGRKVEQTEWHNIVMWRGLADVAAKFLQKGKLVYIEGKLRTRSFEDKEGVKKYTTEVVAENFTLLGRKTDFEDDDSRSEPDHMGGAENLPY, encoded by the coding sequence ATGTCTGGAATAAACAAAGTGATATTGGTTGGTCATTTAGGTAAAAACCCTGATATCCGTTATCTTGAAGGCGGCGTATCGGTGGCGAGTTTCCCGTTGGCAACGTCGGAAACGTTTAACAAAGATGGGCGAAAGGTTGAGCAAACTGAATGGCACAATATTGTAATGTGGCGCGGGCTGGCAGATGTTGCTGCTAAATTTTTACAAAAAGGTAAACTGGTGTACATTGAAGGTAAGTTACGAACCCGATCTTTCGAGGATAAGGAAGGGGTAAAGAAATATACTACCGAAGTTGTGGCCGAGAATTTTACCTTGCTGGGCCGCAAAACAGATTTTGAGGACGACGATTCCCGATCTGAGCCAGACCATATGGGTGGTGCCGAAAATTTGCCTTATTGA
- the mutY gene encoding A/G-specific adenine glycosylase gives MNFTDNVVQWYHKNRRDLPWRNTADPYVIWLSEIILQQTRVEQGMPYFYRFLEAYPTVTHFANATEDEILKLWQGLGYYSRGRNMLKTAQLVQLKYNGIFPDRYDELIALKGIGQYTAAAISSFAANQAKAVVDGNVSRVIARYMGITEPINSTAGKKLFQQLADELLNKQQPGTHNQAMMEFGALQCKPKSPNCGICPLLETCFAFNHNKVGSLPVKLKTVKIRNRYFNYFLITEGDTVLLNKRGDNDIWANMYDLPLIETPELYSAEQLFSSADIISTFGIIPEIISISPLQKHILTHQHIYARFYFIYLKENKISLKSTMFFKKAEILHKLALPKMIFIFLNNFLNSKIKFTPN, from the coding sequence ATGAATTTTACTGATAATGTGGTGCAATGGTACCATAAAAACCGGCGCGATTTGCCCTGGAGAAACACAGCCGATCCGTATGTTATATGGCTGTCGGAGATTATTTTACAACAAACCAGGGTTGAGCAGGGGATGCCTTATTTTTATCGCTTTTTAGAAGCATACCCCACCGTTACCCATTTTGCCAATGCTACCGAAGACGAGATATTAAAGCTATGGCAGGGCCTGGGCTATTACTCGCGTGGGCGCAACATGCTTAAAACGGCACAATTGGTGCAACTAAAGTATAACGGCATTTTTCCGGATAGGTATGACGAGCTTATTGCGTTAAAGGGCATTGGCCAGTATACCGCTGCAGCAATATCATCATTTGCGGCAAACCAGGCTAAAGCGGTTGTTGATGGGAATGTTAGCCGGGTTATTGCCCGCTATATGGGCATTACCGAACCTATAAACAGCACAGCAGGTAAAAAGTTATTTCAGCAACTGGCAGATGAGTTGCTTAATAAGCAACAACCCGGTACTCATAACCAGGCCATGATGGAGTTTGGCGCATTGCAATGCAAACCTAAAAGCCCAAATTGCGGTATATGCCCCCTGTTAGAAACCTGTTTTGCTTTTAACCACAACAAAGTTGGTAGTTTACCCGTAAAACTAAAAACAGTTAAAATTAGAAACCGATATTTTAATTATTTTTTAATAACCGAGGGCGACACCGTTTTGTTAAACAAACGCGGGGATAATGATATTTGGGCAAATATGTACGACTTGCCTTTGATTGAGACGCCCGAATTATACTCTGCGGAGCAATTGTTTTCGTCAGCCGATATTATTTCAACCTTTGGTATTATCCCGGAAATAATTAGCATATCTCCGCTTCAGAAACATATTTTAACCCATCAGCATATCTATGCCCGTTTTTATTTTATTTACTTAAAAGAAAATAAAATTAGTTTGAAGTCAACAATGTTTTTTAAAAAGGCAGAAATTTTACATAAATTAGCGCTTCCCAAAATGATTTTTATATTTTTAAATAATTTTTTAAATTCTAAAATAAAATTTACACCTAATTAA
- a CDS encoding serine hydrolase, with translation MKNAAKILSIISLFLSTGNIFAQNINRNGFIKDSIDVYINRALTNWRIPGAAVCIIKDDRIVLMKGYGVKELGLNNKVDEGTLFMIGSNTKAFTATALTMLQAQHKLLLDDKVTKYIPSFKLDNKLAGDDARLRDLLCHRLGFQTFQGDFTYWTSNLTREQVIEKMAHVKAVYPFRAKWGYTNAAFLTAGEVITRVTERSWEAYIKDNIFAPLGMGSTLALTKDFGMQINKAAAHTLVDGRLVTIPFAQLDNLAPAASICSSVTDLSKWVMVQLNNGKVGPRQVIAAEAIAATRQPQDIVGDVQHLNGTTSVELYGLGFFLQDYAGHRIVMHDGGVNGYVTSVTLVPDQHLGIIILTNTDQNLFFDALRWEIMDAYFKMPYRNYSEVYLTRFKNNAAAEQAKDKKLRDSVALNLHPSLPLSAYTGKYFNDLYGYMTIEQGGENNDLQMRFEHHPKMYAHLQALGGNRFYVTFSDPVFGKAVFPFTFSNGRVTGVRVKVDDEVEITPYDFKKVQ, from the coding sequence ATGAAAAATGCTGCAAAAATTTTATCTATTATAAGTTTATTTTTATCTACAGGTAACATTTTTGCCCAAAACATTAACCGAAACGGGTTTATTAAAGATAGTATTGATGTTTATATTAACCGCGCCTTAACTAACTGGCGCATACCAGGCGCTGCCGTTTGCATTATTAAAGACGACCGCATAGTGTTAATGAAAGGCTACGGCGTTAAAGAACTTGGCCTTAACAACAAGGTTGACGAAGGTACCCTGTTTATGATAGGCAGCAACACCAAGGCCTTTACTGCTACCGCCTTAACTATGTTACAGGCACAGCATAAGCTTTTGCTGGATGATAAGGTAACCAAATACATACCATCGTTTAAACTGGATAATAAACTGGCCGGAGACGATGCCCGCCTGCGCGATTTGCTTTGCCACCGCCTGGGTTTTCAAACCTTTCAGGGCGATTTTACTTATTGGACCAGCAACCTCACCCGCGAGCAGGTAATTGAAAAAATGGCACATGTTAAGGCTGTATATCCTTTCCGCGCTAAATGGGGTTATACCAATGCGGCTTTTTTAACCGCAGGGGAGGTGATAACCCGGGTAACCGAACGATCGTGGGAGGCATACATTAAGGATAATATTTTTGCGCCTTTGGGTATGGGCAGTACTTTGGCACTTACCAAAGATTTTGGTATGCAAATCAACAAGGCTGCTGCGCATACCCTTGTTGATGGCCGCCTGGTTACCATACCCTTTGCCCAATTAGATAATTTGGCCCCGGCAGCTTCTATATGCTCGTCTGTTACCGATTTAAGCAAGTGGGTAATGGTGCAGTTAAACAACGGCAAAGTTGGCCCAAGGCAGGTTATTGCCGCCGAAGCTATTGCTGCAACCCGGCAGCCGCAGGATATTGTGGGCGATGTGCAGCATTTAAATGGCACTACAAGTGTAGAGCTGTATGGCCTCGGCTTTTTTTTACAGGATTATGCCGGGCACCGCATTGTAATGCACGATGGTGGCGTTAACGGTTATGTAACATCGGTTACCCTGGTGCCCGACCAGCACCTGGGCATTATTATACTAACCAATACCGACCAAAACCTATTTTTTGATGCCTTACGCTGGGAAATTATGGATGCCTATTTTAAAATGCCTTACCGTAATTACAGCGAGGTTTACTTAACCAGGTTTAAAAATAATGCCGCCGCCGAGCAGGCTAAAGATAAAAAGCTCCGCGATTCGGTAGCACTTAATCTGCACCCCTCGTTACCGCTATCTGCCTATACAGGTAAATATTTTAACGACCTTTATGGCTACATGACCATTGAGCAAGGTGGCGAAAACAACGACCTGCAAATGCGGTTTGAGCATCACCCCAAAATGTATGCACATTTGCAGGCCCTGGGCGGCAACCGCTTTTACGTTACCTTTTCCGATCCGGTATTTGGCAAGGCAGTGTTCCCCTTTACTTTCTCTAACGGGCGCGTAACCGGTGTACGGGTTAAAGTTGATGATGAGGTTGAAATAACACCTTACGATTTTAAGAAAGTGCAGTAA
- a CDS encoding S9 family peptidase has translation MTNKFYQLKITLLVAVLLLFKYNAILAQGNATHWAADGYQYFVARGGEIIELDTRDDAKKTVIVSAGMLKPAGKPAIGVKRFAFSTDGKEVLINTNTKRVWRYDTRGDYWVYNLETKTLTQLGKARPASSLMFAKLSPDGTRAAYVSEHNIYVETLSTGAVKQVTTDGTTKLINGTFDWVYEEEFDCRDGFRWSPDSKAIAYWQIDARKIKNYLMLNTTDSIYPYVVPVEYPVAGQDPSSCKLGVVSADGGNTSWLNVPGDAVQHYIPRMEWAANSDAVILQQLNRAQTESILYVCNYKTGAATPIFSEKDNAWIDVKEEPIGWNWIEKGKAFIWASEQDGWRHLYKIALDGKKTLLTQGNYDVISVSLIDEAGGLIYFIASPDNATQKYLYKVKLSGGIPQRVTPMDEPGTHDYEISTNGKIAIHNFSNSYTSPLEEKVSLPDHKHLSGDVIKVDAANKPKGSPEFFRVKTVDGIDIDGWMVKPTNFDPAKKYPVVFYTYGEPASQVVTDTYGIGKNGMYRGDMAADGYIYMAVDNRGAPCPRGREWRKAIYKNIGTLNIRDQAMAAKEILKWPFIDSSRVAVWGWSGGGSSTLNLMFQYPEIYKTGIAVAAVGWQLSYDNIYQERYMGVPTDDAGRSFFIKGSPVTYAKNLKGNLLYIHGTGDDNVHYQNAELLINELIKYNRQFQLMSYPNRSHGIFEGAGTRLHLATLYTQYLRDHCAPGAK, from the coding sequence ATGACCAATAAATTTTACCAACTCAAAATTACATTATTAGTAGCTGTATTACTGTTATTTAAGTATAACGCAATATTGGCGCAGGGCAACGCCACACATTGGGCTGCCGATGGCTACCAGTATTTCGTAGCGCGCGGCGGCGAAATTATTGAGTTAGATACACGCGACGACGCAAAAAAAACTGTAATTGTGAGTGCCGGTATGCTTAAACCCGCCGGTAAACCGGCCATTGGGGTAAAACGCTTTGCCTTTAGCACCGACGGGAAAGAGGTGTTAATAAACACCAACACTAAACGGGTTTGGCGCTATGATACACGGGGCGATTACTGGGTTTACAACCTCGAAACTAAAACATTAACCCAATTGGGTAAAGCCAGGCCGGCTTCATCATTAATGTTTGCCAAACTATCGCCCGATGGTACCAGGGCTGCCTATGTAAGCGAGCACAATATTTATGTTGAAACTTTGAGCACCGGCGCTGTTAAACAGGTTACTACCGATGGTACAACAAAACTGATAAATGGCACTTTTGATTGGGTGTACGAAGAAGAATTTGATTGCCGGGATGGTTTTAGATGGTCGCCGGATAGTAAGGCTATAGCTTACTGGCAGATAGATGCCCGCAAAATTAAAAATTATTTGATGCTGAACACTACCGATTCTATCTATCCTTATGTAGTGCCGGTTGAATACCCGGTGGCAGGCCAGGACCCAAGCAGTTGCAAATTAGGCGTAGTTAGTGCTGATGGTGGCAATACAAGCTGGCTAAATGTTCCGGGCGATGCGGTGCAACATTACATCCCGAGGATGGAATGGGCAGCAAACTCCGACGCTGTTATTTTACAGCAATTGAACCGCGCACAAACCGAAAGTATTTTATATGTATGCAACTATAAAACAGGAGCGGCAACACCTATATTTAGTGAAAAAGACAACGCCTGGATAGATGTTAAGGAAGAGCCCATTGGCTGGAACTGGATAGAAAAAGGTAAAGCTTTTATTTGGGCCAGCGAGCAGGATGGCTGGCGACACTTATATAAGATAGCGTTAGACGGTAAAAAAACGCTGCTAACACAAGGCAACTACGATGTAATAAGCGTTAGCCTGATAGACGAAGCCGGAGGTTTAATTTACTTTATAGCCTCGCCGGATAACGCTACCCAAAAGTATTTGTATAAAGTTAAGCTAAGTGGTGGCATTCCGCAGCGTGTTACACCGATGGACGAACCGGGTACGCACGATTACGAAATATCAACCAACGGCAAAATAGCTATCCATAATTTTTCAAACAGTTATACTTCTCCTCTGGAAGAAAAGGTGAGCCTGCCCGACCACAAACATTTAAGCGGAGATGTAATTAAGGTTGATGCAGCCAACAAACCCAAAGGCTCGCCAGAGTTTTTCCGTGTAAAAACGGTTGATGGCATTGATATTGACGGCTGGATGGTAAAACCAACCAATTTTGACCCTGCAAAAAAATATCCCGTTGTGTTTTACACTTACGGCGAACCGGCATCGCAGGTAGTTACCGATACTTATGGCATAGGCAAAAACGGCATGTACCGTGGAGATATGGCCGCCGATGGCTATATTTATATGGCTGTTGATAACCGTGGCGCACCTTGCCCGCGTGGCCGCGAATGGCGCAAGGCTATTTACAAAAACATTGGTACGCTCAACATCCGCGACCAGGCAATGGCCGCCAAAGAGATATTGAAATGGCCTTTTATTGATAGCAGCCGCGTTGCCGTTTGGGGATGGAGCGGTGGAGGCTCGTCAACCCTAAACCTGATGTTCCAATACCCCGAAATTTACAAAACCGGTATTGCAGTAGCAGCAGTAGGCTGGCAATTATCATATGATAACATTTATCAGGAACGCTACATGGGTGTACCTACCGATGATGCCGGTCGCTCCTTTTTTATAAAAGGCTCGCCTGTAACCTACGCTAAAAACCTTAAAGGTAATTTGCTATACATACATGGCACCGGCGATGACAATGTGCATTACCAAAATGCCGAATTGTTAATTAACGAACTGATAAAGTACAACCGCCAGTTTCAACTCATGTCGTACCCTAACCGCTCGCACGGTATTTTTGAGGGAGCGGGCACCAGGCTGCATTTAGCAACCCTTTACACCCAATACCTGCGCGATCATTGCGCTCCCGGAGCCAAATAA